One Symbiobacterium terraclitae DNA window includes the following coding sequences:
- a CDS encoding ABC transporter ATP-binding protein: protein MLTMTGVGHDYGSVRALDGVDLLLEPGRIIAIVGQSGCGKTTLLQIAAGLIAPTRGRVENRFRRPAYVFQEPRLLPWRTAWQNIAFGLKAQGAPPAAQRRAAEALIERLGLTGAADMFPHELSGGMRQRVALGRALATEPDLLLLDEPFGALDPGLRAGMQRLLLDLLAERRLAALFVTHDLTEAVRMGDELIALSPAPGRVIARVALGRTPGTDADAYVHRTVAAIWPQVSAAYPD, encoded by the coding sequence ATGCTGACCATGACCGGGGTCGGCCACGATTACGGCAGCGTGCGCGCCCTGGACGGCGTAGACCTCCTCCTGGAGCCGGGGCGGATCATCGCCATCGTGGGGCAGTCCGGCTGCGGCAAGACCACCCTGCTCCAGATCGCGGCCGGGCTGATCGCACCGACGCGGGGGCGGGTGGAGAACCGCTTCCGCCGACCGGCCTACGTCTTCCAGGAGCCGCGCCTCCTGCCGTGGCGGACGGCGTGGCAGAATATCGCCTTCGGCCTGAAGGCCCAGGGCGCGCCGCCGGCGGCGCAGCGCCGTGCGGCGGAGGCGCTCATCGAGCGGCTGGGCCTCACCGGCGCGGCCGACATGTTTCCCCACGAGCTGAGCGGCGGCATGCGCCAGCGGGTCGCGCTGGGGCGGGCGCTGGCCACCGAGCCTGACCTGCTGCTGCTGGACGAGCCCTTCGGCGCGCTGGACCCGGGCCTGCGGGCCGGCATGCAGCGGCTGCTGCTGGACCTGCTGGCTGAGCGCCGCCTGGCCGCCCTCTTCGTCACCCACGACCTCACCGAGGCCGTGCGCATGGGCGATGAGCTGATCGCCCTCTCGCCGGCGCCGGGCCGCGTGATCGCCCGGGTGGCGCTGGGCCGCACGCCCGGCACCGACGCCGATGCTTAC